Within Moorena sp. SIOASIH, the genomic segment ACTAAAAAAGTAAACATTATGCTTGAAACTATTTCTGAGCAAATCGATCAAGAATTTCATACTGAAGAAGCTATTCAAGCCTGGTTAGTTTCCCAACTCGCCCAACGATTGGAGGTTGATCCTGAAGAGATAGATATCCAGGAACCATTTGAAAGCTACAACCTAGAATCAGCAGATGCTTTGATTCTTTTAGGTAGATTGGAAAACTATCTTGGCCGTGAGATATCTCCCACCCTGTTGTGGAACTATCCCAACATCGAAGCCCTAGCACAACGTTTAGCTGAAGATGCGAATGGTTAACCATCAAGCAGCAAATAGTGGTAATCATGACCAAAGTTCAGATTAAGGTTGAGAAATGGAAGCGATCGCAATTATTGGTCTAGGTTGTCGTTTTCCTGGTGCCAGAAACCCGGAGGAGTATTGGCGGCTCCTATGTAACGGGGTAGATGCCATTATAGAGGTACCAGCAGATCGGTGGGATATCGATGCTTTCTACGATCCTAAACCTGGTACTCCAGGAAAAATGAGTACTCGGTGGGGTGGCTTTTTAGAACAAGTAGATCAATTTGACCCCCAATTTTTCGGAATTACTCCGAGAGAGGCAGTTTATATCGACCCCCAGCAGCGACTTTTGTTAGAGGTAGCTTGGGAGGCCCTGGACAATGCTGGGCAGGTGGTAGAAAAACTAGCCCACAGTAACACAGGTGTTTTTGTTGGTATTTCTGCCAGCGATTACCACCAGCGCTTTCAGCAAGGAGGGTATAGTGTCATCAATGCCTACATGGGGACTGGCAATGCTTTAAGTATTGCTGCTAACCGCCTCTCCTACCTATTTGATTTTCGAGGACCGAGTATGGCGATTGACACAGCCTGTTCCTCTTCATTGGTGGCTGTGCATCTTGCCTGTCAAAGTCTGCAGAGTAGAGAGTCTAATTTAGCCTTGGCCGGTGGAGTTAATCTACTGCTGTCTCCGGAGTTGACCATCATTGTCTCTCAGGCACAAATGATGGCTACGGATGGGCGTTGTAAGACCTTTGATGCTAGAGCCAACGGTTATGTCCGGGGAGAAGGCTGCGGTATTGTAGTACTCAAACGTCTGGAGGATGCGATTAGAGACAATGACAATATCATTGCTCTGATCAAGGGTTCAGCCGTTAACCAAGATGGCCGTAGCAACGGACTTACCGCTCCCAATGGTCTGTCTCAAGAAGCAGTTATCCGCCAAGCCTTGGCAAATGCTGGAGTGGCACCAGCTCAAATTAACTATGTTGAAGCTCACGGTACAGGCACTCCCCTAGGAGACCCAATTGAGGCCGAAGCACTAGGGGCTGTGTTGAGTCAAGACCGTTCCCCGGACAACCCCTGCATGATTGGTTCCGCTAAAACCAATATCGGTCATCTAGAATCTGCCGCTGGCATTGCTGGTCTAATTAAGGTAGCGCTATCGTTACATCATGGCAAAATACCACCGAGCCTGCATTTCCAAAAACCGAATCCCTATATTCCGTTCGAGAAACTTCTGCTTCAGGTACAGCAAACCCTGACCCCTTGGCCGGAAAAGGATGGTCTAGCTTTGGCTGGATTGAGTTCCTTTGGTTTTGGCGGAACTAACGCCCATGTGATTCTAGGGCAAGCTCCCCAAGGGGATGAGGAGTTGGGGAAAAACAACTTTGTCTATCCTGGAATCTCCTCATCACCTTATCTGCTTCCCCTATCTGCTCGCACTCCAGAAGCTCTGAGAGCTTTAGCTCAAGAGTATCAGGAATTCCTAGCACCAGCAGCGTCTGGTAGCACTGCCTCATTATCAGACATCTGTTATACAGCTAGTGTACGACGTTCTAATCATGACCACCGTTTGTCTCTGGTATTTCAAAACTGTGATGAACTAACCGAGGGCCTTGAAGCATTTTGCTCTGGAGAAACTTACTCCGGTCTGTCTTGGGGTCGTAAGCAACGGAACCGCCGTCCTAAGCTAGTTTTTGTCTTTTCTGGTCAAGGACCCCAATGGTGGGGGATGGGGCGTGAATTATTATCTACCGAACCGGTCTTTTGCTCCACTATAGAGAAGTGCGATCGGCTGCTACGCTCTTATGCCAGCTGGTCACTGCTGGAAGAACTGACCGCTAATGAGTCAACATCCCGCTTGGCAGAAACTGAGATTGCCCAGCCAGCTATTTTTGCCTTGCAAGTCGCTTTAGCTGCTTTGTGGCGGTCTTGGGGAATAGAACCCAATGCCATAATCGGGCATAGCGTGGGAGAAGTAGCAGCAGCTCATGTTGCGGGAGCTCTAAGCTTGGAGGATGCAGTCCAAGTTGTTTTCCACCGTGCTCGCTTCATGCAGCAGGGAACAGGTCTTGGGAAAATGGCAGCTGTGGACTTGTCCGTAGCTGAGGCAGAGGAACTCTTAGCTAAGTATGCCGGTCGTCTGTCTATTGCTGCCATCAATAGTCCTACCTCACTTGTTCTATCAGGTGAAGCAGCAGCCCTGGAAGAAGTGCTTGAGTCCCTTGAGCAGGGACAGATTTTCTGTAAGATGATGCGGGTGAATTATGCTTTCCACAGTCCCCACATGGAGCCGTTTCAAGATCAATTAGTGCGATCGCTTCAAGGAATTACACCTCAAACTGCATCTATTCCAATCATCTCAACCGTCACAGGTCTAGCTCATCAGGGTGAAAATTTTGATGCTGGCTACTGGGGACGCAATATCAGAGAGCCAGTGCGTTTTGCCCCTGCAATTGATCAACTTATCAAGACCAAGCATAATCTATTTGTTGAGATTAGCCCCCACCCAGTCCTAGGGATAAATATCTCCCAGTGTCTGAAGAACTCGGGCAAAAACGGAACAGTATTGCCTTCTCTACGCCGACAGCAACGGGAACGAGCAGTTATGTTGGGTTCTTTGGGTACTCTCTACACCCAGGGCTACCCAGTAGACTGGAGCCGACGCTATCCATCTGGGGGTCAGTTTGTTTCGTTGCCCTCTTATCCTTGGCAGCGATCGCGTTACTGGTTGGAGGTAGTTCCTAACTCAACCGAACAGGAGAGTTCAGGGGTAACCGTAACCCTGAGCATGCCATCAGAACTTAATGGGAAATCCACCCCTAATCATGGTGTCGCACCAGAAGCCAAGCCAAGTTTAACCCGTGCTAAATTGCTGGCGGCAGAACCAGAGGAACGCCAGGGACTGTTGGAATCTTACTTGACAGAATTATTAGCCAGGGTTATGGGAATTGCTGTCAGCCAACTGGACTTACAGCAGCCCCTTCATAGCTTAGGACTTGACTCCATAGTGGGTGTTGAGCTAAGGAATCAAATTGAGACTGATCTGGAGGTGGTTGTTCCTCTAGAATACTTCATTAGTTTAAGCATTGAGGATTTTATCACCCAAGTTTTCCTGCTGGTTGTTAAAGAAGCCAAATCATCACCTAATCAAGGAACTCAAGGCAAACCCAGCACTACGGACTCGATGGATTCAACTAATGAGTCTTCAGGGACAATCACCTCTTCAGAGAAGGTAGTACCTCAAGCCAATCTTTGGGTCACCCGTCCAAAGCCGAATCCCCAAGCAAAACTACGTCTATTCTGCTTCCCCTATGCGGGAGCTGGTGCTTCTATCTTCCGCTCTTGGTTAGAATTGCTACCACCAGACATTGAGGTTTGTTCAATTCAATTGCCTGGGCGAGAAAACCGACTCGAAGAAGAGCCATTTACTCGCCTCTCACCTCTGATTCAGGCCCTAACACCTGTTTTGCGTCCTTACTTAGACATTCCTTTTGCCTTTTTCGGTCACAGTTTAGGAGCGTTAATTAGCTTTGAGCTTGCCCGTGAGTTACGCAAACAGAACTTACCTAGCCCAGTTCACGTATTTGTTTCTGCAAGCCTTGCTCCTCAGCTACCGGATCTGAATCTACCCATCCATCGACTGCCTGATGATGAGTTTATCCAGTCACTAGGTCGCTTAAATGGAACACCAGAGGAAACATTACAAAATCCTGAGCTGATGGAGCTATTCCTCCCGGTGTTGCGAGCAGACTTTGCGATTTTGGAAACTTACTTCTACTCCAGCGCAGATCCCCTCGATTGCCCAATCACAGTGTTTGGTGGCAAATCCGACCCCAAAGTCAGTCATTTGGAACTAGAGGCTTGGCGGAACCAGACCCAGAGAGACTTCACCCTGCAAATGTTTCCCGGCGACCACTTCTTCCTCAAGAGCCATCACCAGCTTTTATTGGATGCGATCGCTACCCAACTTAGCCCACCTGTCAAGGTGATGGGGTGATGGGGTGATGGGGTGGTGTCAAATCCTACTCCCTAATCGAGAGTGGTATGCCACCCAGATACTATTCCTCTAATTACTAATTACTAACCACTAACCAGTGTTTTCACAAAGCAGCAAAATCTTTCAACCTTGGCCTTTGGCCACGCTACGCGAACAACTAACTAACCTTTAACCTTGGCCTTTGGCCACGCTACGCGAACAACTAACTAACCTTTAACCTTGGCCTTTGGCCACGCTACGCGAACAACCAACTAACCTTCAACCTATTTAAGAATAAAATTACCATGCCTGTTATTGCTGCTACTGCCTTCACGTTTCCCGAGCACTACTATGCTCAAGAAGTACTAGCTACAGCGGTCAAAAAGTTTTGCATCGCGATGAATCTAGATTTTGATCTTGATACCATCGACCGCTTTTTCACCAATGTCAATATCAAAGGGCGTTATTTCACCCACTCCCTAGATGACTTCTTTGAACCACCGACTCCCGGAGTCACTGCTCAGCGGTCTATAGACCTTGCTGTTGATAACTTTGAAAAAACTCTGCGGTCATTATTCTGTTCAAGCGGCATCGACCCCGAGGAAATCGCATTAATCGCCTCCTCCACACTCACCATTTCGGTTCCCCCCCTGGAAGCTCGGTTAATGAATCGCATCCCTTTCTCACGGTACATCAAACGACTACCAATGTTTGGCTATGGCTGCATGGGTGGAGTAGCAGGTATAGCGCGAGTAGCAGAGTACCTAGAGGGACACCCCAAGGATGCTGCAATTTTCTTTGCTGGTGAACTGTCCTCTGCTCTGTGGCAGGGTTCCTTGCAAATGGAATTGCAAACAATGATTTCTAAACTACCAGACGACCCCTCTCTCTACAGCGAAATCATTTGCTCTATCGTTACTGCTGCATTGTTTGCTGATGGTACGGGAGCAGTTTTAATGGTAGGTCGCGATCATCCCTTAGCCAAGCCAAGTCAACCTCGGGTAATTGATATTGGATCAATCTTGCTTCCCAATACCACTCACTTGATGGGAATGGATATTGCCGATACCGGGTTCAGGAATATTCTCAGACCCGAAGTGTCTGACCATGTCAAAGCAGGACTGCGAGAGGTGATTGACCCACTTCTCAACAAGCATAACTTATCAACAGATGATATATCCTGCTGGATTGTGCATCCGGGTGGACCCAAGGTAATTAAAGCTATACAAGAAGAGTTTGGACTGACTCAGGAGGCAGTACAGCTGAGCTGGGACACGTTAGAAAAAGTTGGCAATATGTCCTCATCATCTGTGCTCTATATACTCAATGAAGTCTTATCTCAAGAGCAGCCAAGTGCAGGTAGTTATGGTTTGATGGTCGGAATGGGACCAGGTTTATCCCAGGAAATTTTGCTATTGCAATGGTAGGGAGCACTCAATGATTACTAAGGTTATCTTTGTGCTTGTTGTAGTTGCGGTCATTTTACAGCGACTGATTGAGCTTCGTATCAGCAAACAGAATGCAGCATACTTGCTTACTAAGGGAGGACAGGAATATGGCTCAAATTCCCTTTGGATAGTGAAAGTATTGCAGGTGAGCTGGTTCGGAGCAATGATTAGCGAGGTTTGGTGGCTCAACCGTCCCTTTATCCCAGGATTGGCAGCAATCACGCTGATCCTTAGTCTAGCGGGTCAAGGCTTGCGGTATTTATCAATGCGATCGC encodes:
- a CDS encoding 3-oxoacyl-[acyl-carrier-protein] synthase III C-terminal domain-containing protein, producing the protein MPVIAATAFTFPEHYYAQEVLATAVKKFCIAMNLDFDLDTIDRFFTNVNIKGRYFTHSLDDFFEPPTPGVTAQRSIDLAVDNFEKTLRSLFCSSGIDPEEIALIASSTLTISVPPLEARLMNRIPFSRYIKRLPMFGYGCMGGVAGIARVAEYLEGHPKDAAIFFAGELSSALWQGSLQMELQTMISKLPDDPSLYSEIICSIVTAALFADGTGAVLMVGRDHPLAKPSQPRVIDIGSILLPNTTHLMGMDIADTGFRNILRPEVSDHVKAGLREVIDPLLNKHNLSTDDISCWIVHPGGPKVIKAIQEEFGLTQEAVQLSWDTLEKVGNMSSSSVLYILNEVLSQEQPSAGSYGLMVGMGPGLSQEILLLQW
- a CDS encoding acyl carrier protein, giving the protein MLETISEQIDQEFHTEEAIQAWLVSQLAQRLEVDPEEIDIQEPFESYNLESADALILLGRLENYLGREISPTLLWNYPNIEALAQRLAEDANG
- a CDS encoding alpha/beta fold hydrolase; the protein is MEAIAIIGLGCRFPGARNPEEYWRLLCNGVDAIIEVPADRWDIDAFYDPKPGTPGKMSTRWGGFLEQVDQFDPQFFGITPREAVYIDPQQRLLLEVAWEALDNAGQVVEKLAHSNTGVFVGISASDYHQRFQQGGYSVINAYMGTGNALSIAANRLSYLFDFRGPSMAIDTACSSSLVAVHLACQSLQSRESNLALAGGVNLLLSPELTIIVSQAQMMATDGRCKTFDARANGYVRGEGCGIVVLKRLEDAIRDNDNIIALIKGSAVNQDGRSNGLTAPNGLSQEAVIRQALANAGVAPAQINYVEAHGTGTPLGDPIEAEALGAVLSQDRSPDNPCMIGSAKTNIGHLESAAGIAGLIKVALSLHHGKIPPSLHFQKPNPYIPFEKLLLQVQQTLTPWPEKDGLALAGLSSFGFGGTNAHVILGQAPQGDEELGKNNFVYPGISSSPYLLPLSARTPEALRALAQEYQEFLAPAASGSTASLSDICYTASVRRSNHDHRLSLVFQNCDELTEGLEAFCSGETYSGLSWGRKQRNRRPKLVFVFSGQGPQWWGMGRELLSTEPVFCSTIEKCDRLLRSYASWSLLEELTANESTSRLAETEIAQPAIFALQVALAALWRSWGIEPNAIIGHSVGEVAAAHVAGALSLEDAVQVVFHRARFMQQGTGLGKMAAVDLSVAEAEELLAKYAGRLSIAAINSPTSLVLSGEAAALEEVLESLEQGQIFCKMMRVNYAFHSPHMEPFQDQLVRSLQGITPQTASIPIISTVTGLAHQGENFDAGYWGRNIREPVRFAPAIDQLIKTKHNLFVEISPHPVLGINISQCLKNSGKNGTVLPSLRRQQRERAVMLGSLGTLYTQGYPVDWSRRYPSGGQFVSLPSYPWQRSRYWLEVVPNSTEQESSGVTVTLSMPSELNGKSTPNHGVAPEAKPSLTRAKLLAAEPEERQGLLESYLTELLARVMGIAVSQLDLQQPLHSLGLDSIVGVELRNQIETDLEVVVPLEYFISLSIEDFITQVFLLVVKEAKSSPNQGTQGKPSTTDSMDSTNESSGTITSSEKVVPQANLWVTRPKPNPQAKLRLFCFPYAGAGASIFRSWLELLPPDIEVCSIQLPGRENRLEEEPFTRLSPLIQALTPVLRPYLDIPFAFFGHSLGALISFELARELRKQNLPSPVHVFVSASLAPQLPDLNLPIHRLPDDEFIQSLGRLNGTPEETLQNPELMELFLPVLRADFAILETYFYSSADPLDCPITVFGGKSDPKVSHLELEAWRNQTQRDFTLQMFPGDHFFLKSHHQLLLDAIATQLSPPVKVMG